The following proteins come from a genomic window of Loxodonta africana isolate mLoxAfr1 chromosome 19, mLoxAfr1.hap2, whole genome shotgun sequence:
- the ZNF703 gene encoding zinc finger protein 703, with amino-acid sequence MSDSPAGSNPRTPESSGSGSGGGGKRPAVPAAVSLLPPADPLRQANRLPIRVLKMLSAHTGHLLHPEYLQPLSSTPVSPIELDAKKSPLALLAQTCSQIGKPDPPPSSKLNSVAAAANGLGTEKDPSRSASGAASASAALKQLGDSPAEDKSSFKPYSKGSGGDSRKDGGSSSVSSTSSSSSSSPGDKAGFRVPSAACPPFPPHGAPVSASSSSSSPGGSRGGSPHHSDCKNSGGGGSGELDKKDQEPKPSPEPAAVSRGGGGEPGAHGGTEAVTSGRKSEPPSALVGAGHVAPVSPYKPGHSVFPLPPSSIGYHGSIVGAYAGYPSQFVPGLDPSKSGLVGGQLSGGLGLPPGKPPSSSPLTGASPPSFLQGLCRDPYCLGGYHSASHLGGSSCSTCSAHDPTGPSLKAGGYPLVYPGHPLQPAALSSSAAQAALPGHPLYTYGFMLQNEPLQHSCNWVAASGPCDKRFATSEELLSHLRTHTALPGAEKLLAAYPGASGLGSAAAAAAAAASCHLHLPPPAAPGSPGSLSLRSPHTLGLSRYHPYGKSHLSTAGGLAVPSLPTAGPYYSPYALYGQRLASASALGYQ; translated from the exons ATGAGCGATTCGCCCGCTGGATCTAACCCAAGGACACCCGAgagcagcggcagcggcagcggcggcggcgggaaGAGGCCCGCGGTGCCGGCGGCGGTGTCCCTCTTGCCCCCGGCGGACCCCCTGCGCCAGGCGAACCGGCTCCCCATCAGGGTCCTGAAGATGCTGAGCGCTCACACCGGCCACCTCCTGCACCCGGAGTACCTGCAGCCGCTGTCCTCCACTCCCGTCAGCCCCATTGAG CTGGACGCCAAGAAGAGTCCACTGGCGCTGTTGGCCCAGACCTGCTCGCAGATCGGCAAGCCAGACCCGCCACCCTCCTCCAAGCTCAACTCGGTAGCCGCAGCGGCGAACGGCCTGGGAACGGAGAAGGACCCCAGCCGCTCCGCCTCGGGCGCGGCCTCCGCGTCGGCTGCCCTTAAGCAGCTAGGTGACTCCCCCGCTGAGGACAAGTCCAGCTTCAAGCCCTATTCCAAGGGCTCTGGCGGCGACTCCCGCAAAGACGGCGGCTCCTCCTCTGTGTCCTCCACCTCCTCCTCGTCCTCTTCGTCCCCTGGTGACAAGGCGGGCTTCAGGGTCCCCAGCGCCGCCTGCCCGCCCTTTCCCCCGCATGGAGCGCCGGTCTCCGCGTCGTCGTCCTCGTCCTCCCCCGGCGGCTCACGGGGCGGCTCCCCGCACCACTCTGACTGCAAGAACAGCGGCGGGGGCGGCAGCGGGGAGCTGGACAAGAAAGACCAGGAACCCAAGCCCAGCCCAGAGCCGGCAGCAGTGAGCCGCGGCGGCGGTGGTGAGCCCGGCGCACACGGCGGCACCGAGGCCGTAACCTCCGGGCGCAAGTCGGAGCCACCCTCGGCGCTGGTGGGGGCAGGCCATGTGGCGCCAGTGTCGCCCTACAAACCCGGCCACTCGGTGTTCCCGCTGCCACCCTCCAGTATCGGCTACCACGGTTCCATCGTGGGCGCCTATGCCGGCTACCCGTCTCAATTCGTGCCTGGCCTGGATCCTAGCAAGTCTGGCCTCGTGGGAGGCCAGCTGTCGGGGGGCCTGGGCCTGCCACCGGGCAAGCCCCCCAGCTCCAGCCCTCTCACCGGAGCCTCCCCGCCCTCCTTCCTGCAGGGATTATGCCGCGACCCCTACTGCCTGGGAGGTTACCACAGCGCCTCGCACCTCGGTGGTTCCAGCTGCTCCACTTGCAGCGCGCACGACCCTACTGGGCCCAGCCTGAAGGCGGGGGGCTACCCGCTAGTGTACCCCGGGCACCCACTGCAGCCCGCTGCTCTGTCATCCAGCGCCGCTCAGGCCGCACTCCCCGGCCACCCGCTCTACACCTACGGCTTCATGCTGCAGAACGAACCGCTGCAGCACAGCTGCAACTGGGTGGCGGCCAGCGGGCCGTGCGACAAGCGCTTTGCCACCTCAGAGGAGCTGCTCAGCCACCTACGGACTCACACGGCTCTGCCGGGGGCCGAGAAACTTTTGGCCGCCTACCCCGGGGCCTCTGGCCTGGGCAGTGCTGCCGCCGCGGCAGCGGCTGCTGCCTCCTGCCATCTGCACCTCCCCCCGCCCGCCGCCCCAGGCAGCCCCGGGTCGCTGTCGTTGCGGAGTCCACACACTTTGGGGCTAAGCCGGTACCACCCCTACGGCAAGAGCCACTTATCCACAGCTGGGGGCCTGGCGGTGCCGTCCCTCCCCACAGCGGGACCCTACTACTCGCCATATGCGCTGTATGGACAGAGACTAGCCTCAGCCTCGGCACTCGGATACCAGTAA